The proteins below come from a single Perca flavescens isolate YP-PL-M2 chromosome 8, PFLA_1.0, whole genome shotgun sequence genomic window:
- the LOC114559916 gene encoding gastricsin-like: MKCLVAVLVFVVLAEGLKVKIPLQKHKSMREALRDKGIELPYQDPALKYYPDQFAGSASMYINNYADTTYFGAISIGTPPQSLQVLFDTGSSNLWVDSTYCNTQACNAHTKFDPQQSSTFSANGQSVYLPYGAGSLYGQLGYDTVNVGSIVVTNQEIGLSTQEPSNPFLAAKFDGILGLAYPAISAGGQTPVMDNMISQDLLNDDIFAFYLSRGGQQGSELSFGGVDNSMYQGQIYWTPVTSETYWQIGVQGFQINGQETGWCSQGCQSIVDTGTSSLTAPSQYMGNIMQAIGAQQSQYGMYMVDCSQINNLPTLSFVISGTAFPLPPSAYIEQQNQNGYQFCSVNINPTYLPSQNGQPLWIFGDVFLREYYSVYDRTNNQVGFASAV, translated from the exons ATGAAGTGTCTTGTTGCTGTTTTGGTCTTTGTGGTGCTCGCAGAGGGACTTAAAGTAAA GATCCCTCTGCAGAAGCACAAATCCATGCGTGAGGCCCTGAGAGACAAAGGGATCGAGCTACCTTACCAGGATCCGGCTCTCAAGTACTACCCCGATCAGTTCGCCGGCTCTGCCAGCATGTACATCAATAACTACGCTGAT ACCACCTACTTTGGCGCCATCAGTATTGGAACACCCCCCCAGTCCCTCCAAGTGCTGTTTGACACCGGCTCTTCCAACCTGTGGGTGGACTCCACCTACTGTAACACTCAGGCCTGCA acgcacacacaaagtTCGACCCCCAGCAGTCGTCTACCTTCTCTGCCAATGGACAGAGTGTCTACCTACCCTATGGAGCTGGAAGCCTCTATGGACAGTTGGGCTATGACACTGTCAAT GTAGGCAGCATTGTGGTCACAAACCAGGAGATCGGTCTGAGCACACAGGAGCCTAGTAACCCCTTTCTGGCTGCCAAGTTTGATGGCATCCTCGGCCTGGCCTATCCAGCCATCTCAGCTGGAGGACAGACTCCTGTCATGGACAACATGATTTCTCAAGACCTGCTGAATGACGACATATTTGCTTTCTACCTGTCCAG GGGAGGGCAGCAGGGCAGTGAGCTCTCTTTTGGAGGAGTGGACAACAGCATGTACCAGGGCCAGATCTACTGGACCCCTGTCACCTCTGAGACCTACTGGCAGATCGGCGTTCAAGG ATTCCAGATCAATGGCCAAGAGACCGGCTGGTGCTCTCAGGGCTGCCAGTCCATTGTGGACACTGGAACCTCATCGCTGACAGCCCCAAGCCAGTATATGGGTAACATCATGCAGGCCATTGGAGCTCAACAGAGTCAATATGGAATG TACATGGTGGACTGCAGCCAAATCAACAACCTGCCAACTCTCAGCTTTGTTATCAGCGGTACTGCCTTCCCTCTGCCTCCTTCTGCTTACATCGAACAG CAAAACCAGAATGGATACCAGTTCTGTTCAGTGAACATCAACCCCACCTACCTGCCCTCTCAGAATGGCCAGCCCCTGTGGATCTTTGGAGACGTGTTCCTCAGAGAGTACTACTCCGTCTATGACCGCACCAACAACCAAGTCGGCTTTGCATCAGCTGTCTAA